AAAGATTTGGAATGGATCCCGGAGCTGTGCTTGACAATGTAAGAATTATTATTAAGCTCAGACCTTATCTCTCAGGACTAAAACTGACATTCACAATTCTTGATGTTGCAGATCATTTATGCTCGTGCTTACACCTATGAGCATCAGCACAACTTGCTTCTTGGCCTTGCTGCAAAAATGTCCGAGGAACCATTTAAGATTCTGGTACGCATGTCTGCTTATTTCATTGTTCGTTTCGAATCAATGAGCTCATTTAGCGGAGTTTACCGTTGTTTCCAGATTGTTGACTCAATCATTGCTTTATTCCGAGTGGATTTCACTGGAAGAGGAGAACTCGCAGACCGCCAGGTTACCTTTGACTTCCACACATTACTACTAACATAGTCATTAACAAAATCTGGCTTTTCTCAAAAAGGTTAGTTTCTGTGTTACAGCAAAAACTAGCTCAGATGCTATCAAGGATAATCAAAATCGCAGAGGAGTTCAATGTTGCAGTCTACATGACCAACCAAGGTTTGCTTTTAACACTAGAAGGGACGCGATTCTTTTATTGGTTACACTAACCTGATAATTAAGGGAATCATCTATTTTGCATCTGTTAATTGCAGTGATATCGGATCCAGGCGGTGGAATGTTCATATCAGACCCAAAAAAGCCAGCTGGTGGGCATGTTCTAGCTCACGCGGTGACCATCAGGCTCAGTTTCAGGAAAGGCAAAGGAGAGCAACGTGTCTGCAAAGTCTTTGACGCACCAAATCTCCCTGAAGGCGAAGCTATATCCTTTTAGCAAACAGATAACATTGAAAGTTCACTTGATTGATTTCGATTATTTATCCACAATGTAGGACTCCTTTTTCCCTTAACAAAAGAATCACATTTTCCAGATTACACCAGGGGGCGTTGCAGACGCGAAGGACTAAAACCAGCGTAAAGGAGCTCTTTATGTCTTGTTACACGTACTCTCTGTTTTTACCTGCTTATATCTATTATATGCTTTTACCCACAAGACTTTACCTGGGTAGTTTTATATTACTTTTGACCGTCATATGTATGGACTGAAGCAGAAGTTTATTGTTCTTCTTTTTACCAAATACATCCTGCAAAGCAATAATAGAGCGCCAGTGAGTCCTTAGAATGGCTCTAGTGAGAGATAATCATGAAAAAGAGTGAAATGATGCAATCTTAGAACTGTGGAACGGAATAGCCTTGTTTTTTTGACTATGAGCATTCTTCAAAACAAGACCGCTCAAATGGAAATGGATTTGTTTTAGGATAATTTTATCTTCACACAGACGGGTAAATTAAATAGCTTGTTCTGTTTGCTAAAACGGTGGTTATGGCGAGCGTGTATGCAATAAACGAGTGAATGATGACCGAGAGGAGGTGAGATTAAAGAATCAGAATATAAGCATCTCAAGTTCTCCATTGTTTAAAACATAAATAAGCTGAAGTTACTGAAAATTGTAGATACCGAAAGCGGAAACAAAAGGAGTCTTTCGTTGTTAAGGTCATAATCAACTAACACTTTTTATGATTGTGTTCACCAATTCAAAACATAAAGAGAGACAAAACTATGCTGGGGTTTCAATTATGTTCAAACTCTGTTGTATGCAACAGACTTGCTGAAGAGCTTGCGAATGTAGAGAATCTGGAGACCACTTGCTGCTGCTAGGAAAATGTACTCTCCTACAGTGTAGAATATCACTCGCTTTCTGGTGCTCTCATTAGCTGCACCCAAGTTTCAAAATCCAAAACATAAAGGAACGTTAGAACGGTAAAAGGTTCCATCTTTTTGGTCCCTACAAGCGTATTCAACGTCCCAAAGGCTGTATCATGTGGGGTCAAACATATCTAAAGGGAGAAGAAAAACTCACTATGACGGTGACGGGTATCACGTGCTTTCAAATACTTCTGCTCAGCAACAACAGATTCCAAAGACTCTCTCAGCTCAGCTATCTTCACATTTACTGGGTCCAAGTGCTCTAAAAAGAACAGAAGAAAATGAAATCAAACAATAAGCAGGAGCTAACACAAACCCATTAGCATCAACAAGTAGCTAACACAAGCACGGAAGCAACGCTAAAATGCTTAATATAAATGGAACTCCAACAAACCGTCTTTGGCTAAGTCATGCTCGTTGGGGATATGACCAACATGAATGTAGAAGGAGACAGTCTCAGGAGTAGAGTAAGGGTTGTGGAAACAAAACTTGTACATCCCACTTCTTGGTGCCTTAAACTCAAACTTGTCTCCTGATGTCCCCTTCATCGTCTGTACAATGTTCCCAGCAGGAGACGTCACCTATACACGAATTGCATATCCCAATCAATCAAAAGTAAATTCCACAACTTTGATCCCAATCAATCAAACCCACAATCAAGAAAACGTAACATCCTTTGGAAGATCCGATCAGGAGATCTCTCTTACCGTGAAATCAATACCAGGATGATCTGGTCCCCAGAAGACGTCATGGTCGACGACGACGAAGTTTCCAGAGACGGTGTCTCCTTCGTAGAGGACATACTCTTGGACGCATTCATCTTCCTCAACCGTAACCGAGAGCGAGGAGATTGGATTGATTGACTTCAATAGTATCAGACCAACCAATGCAAAGACATTGATCTTCGTGTTCCTCATCGCTTCTCTGCTCTCCATCTTCTTCCTTTCGTAGATCTTAACTCTCTCCGCCGATGAAGACGAGAGGATGATTTAATTGCGCTTGGCTGATTAAACCGGAAACTAAAACCGGTTTATGACGAAACGTGTGAGATTGTGGTGCTGGTCAACGGGTTGCTTCTGGTCTAAAGGCATTTAAGCCACTTTAAGATAATTAAAGGTTGAATGTTAACTAAAATAAATTAAAATGTTGACAAAAAAGCTTAGAATTAAATTAGTAACAATCAAAAATTTGATGTCAAAAGTGACAAAAGATTTCAAAGTACTTTTCATTTTCATTTTTGATAAAAGAAAGTACATTTCACTTTAATGAAACATTTTTGTTAGGCAAAAAGTATTTACTTTTTTCAGATTGCCTTTGATTGTGTTAACATATAAAATGAAGTGGCAATTTATATGTATGAATATATATCACAAAATTTGATAAAAAAAAAATAGAATATATATCACATAACTAATCAAGACAAAATACCAAATGTGACTATTTGTTAATTTGGCGAGATTCTATAAATAATAGAAAAATGTAAGGGTAAAGGAGTTATTTAAGGTTAAGTAACCTGGGCCGAATGAGTCCTTTGCGGCCCATTACAACTTTTGGTAAGAGTTACCTGTAAACCACTCAACATTGCAACCAGACGTCCAATTACAAATGTTTTTAGCCTTTTTGTTTGTTGATTTGCATCAGGTAACATGCAAACAAACAAATTTGTTCACAATTCATTTAAGATAGAAAAAGAATAATTTGATCAAAAAAAAAAGAATGATTTTAGACCCAGCTTTTTTTGTTTGCTAAATTGTTAATATCATTAAAATGAAAAAAAAAACTTACAAAAAGAAAGTTTTAAGGGAATGTTTCCTAGGCAAAAAAATAAAACATGGAAACATTACTACAACCGATCAAAGTAAACAAATGATACTCAGCTTAACCATTTGGACAGAAGGAATTTGAAGTTCCTATTGCCCCTTCTTCCCAGCTTTTATTTTATCTTATTTTTCTTTTCATATCGGTTGATCAGTCAATTTAACAGTTCTCGAAAGAATTTATTGAACCAGGATGAGTCAGCGCGTGATCTACGGCATGTTAATATGATCTATCGATAAAAAAAAGTTTATTCTATAATAATGTCCCCTTAAGTTTACAATGGACCTAAAATCGTAACGTAAACATTGATAGATTTCTCATGAATATTTTTTTGGTTAAGACTTAAGACTAACCAGACTATAAGGTTTCCAACAACTTTATAATATCTCAGTATATTAACATAGTGGAGAGAAATTTTATGACCTTACAACAAATTATTTACTTATTTATCTCCTTATCTAACGACAGTGAAATAAATTGAAGCAGCTAAGATGGGCCACGCTAGTAGGAGACAAAGAGAGAAATCACGGACTCGGACAGAGTAAGCATGGGCCTATCTAGATCCCAACTTTGCTAGCTTCCAAAAGCAAAAAGAGATATGTAATGAATGAGAAAAACTCTTCTCGAAAGGGACGTTAGAGCATCATTAACGGGAGATTCTTAGAGCATCTTTATCCCACCGACCCAAAAGTGGGATTCTTATTTTTTTTTAAATTTTTTCTTGTCTGAAAAAAAAAAAGTTAAAAGGCTAACCAATCGCGGATCGCCACGTGTCAGTGGGACCCGCAAACATTGCAAGAATCAAACAAAGAACGGTTCCTATTTGGCAAACACAAGGGACGGTTTTATCATTTTAGTGGGGCCAATGACACTAAAAACCCCACTAAAATATCTGGATAAAGATGCTCTTAGGATGGAGTTCCTAGGATGGGGTTCTTAACTCGTCTCTTAACTTTTAACTAAAAAAGCTAAGAACCGGCTCTTTCATGCTATCACTAAACAAAGACGAATCCGCAACCGCATCACAAAACTGAAAAAGCCTGGCGGTGGTTGGGCAGAAAGTGAAGAAAGCATTGAGAAGGTTGCCGCCGAATACTTTCAAAATCTTTTTACTTCCTCGGGGACATGTGATTTTGGGGAAGCCCTCCGGTACATTACCGTGAAAGTCACTCCATCCATGAATGAGACCTTAACATGTATCCCAACAGATGGAGAAATTAAGAAAGCCATCGACAACATTAACCCCGACAAGGCGCCGGGCCCGGATGAGATGACAAGCCTGTTCTACCACCGGTTTTGGGAGGTTACGGCAAAAGAAATAATAGCGATGGTTAAAAATTTCTTTGACTCAAGTGCCTTTGACCCACGAATAAACCAGACGAACATTTGCTTGATTCCCAAGACAGAGAGGCCGAATGATATGGCAGAATTTCGGCCCATTAGTCTCCGCAATGTTAGCTATAAGATTATTTCAAAAATCTTATGTTCTCGGCTGAAAAAACTCCTCCCGAAGCTGATTTCGGAGACCCAATCCGTTTTTGTGGCGAAACGACTCATAACAGATAATATTCTGTTGGCACAAGAAGCATTCCATGCCTTGCGTACTAACCCAATGTGTAAGGCGAAATTTGTGGCGATCAAGACATACATGAGTAAAGCCTACAACCGGGTTGAATGAGATTTCCTTGAAGCACTCTTATTAAAAATGGGCTTTGCTGAGACATGGGTCTCCTGGATACGGTGGTGTGCCTCCTCGGTTTCATATCAAATTCTGCTAAATGGCGAACCAAAGGGCAATATACAACCATCTCGAGGATTACGCCAGGGAGATCCTTTGTCACATTTTCTTTTTATCCTATTGACTGAAGCGCTTATCTCACAGCTGAAAGGTGCAGAGGAAGAGGGAAGGATAACTGGTTTAAAAATCGCTAGAGCTAGCCCAGCAGTATCACATCTTCTCTTCGCAGATGACAGCCTCTTTTTCTGTAAAGCCGATGTCCAGCAATGTGCTGAGCTGATGAGAATCATTACTGTGTATGAAAGGGCTTCAGAGCAACAATTAAACCCCGGAAAATCATCAATTTTGTTTGGCAGCAAAGTGGATCAAGATATTAAAAGAGCTATTAAGCAAACTCTAGGCGTTCAGCAGGAAGGTGGCATGGGAATGTATCTAGGGTTATCCGAGAAAATATGTGGATCCAAACGGCAAGTTTTTGCTTTCATCAGGGACCGCCTAAATGATCGGATCAATTCCTGGTCGGCAAGACTTTTATCTAAAGGAGGTAAAGAAGTTCTTTTAAAATCAGTAGCCCAAGCCCTGCCTACATACGTAATGTCATGCTTTCTCCTACTAAAAGAGATACTAAACAAGCTTCAAGGTGCAATAGCGAAGGTTTAGTGGAGTACGAAAGCTAATAATAGAGGACTCCACTGGATAGCCTGGGAGAAAATCTGCTTGCCTTTTGATAAAGGGGGTTTAGGCTTCAGAGATCTCCACGATTTTATTCTGGCCTTATTGGCCAAACAACTATGGAGGCTTCTGCATCATCCAAATTCCTTACTTTCCCATGTCTTGAAACGAAGATATTTCAGGCACTCAAACCCTATGGAGGTCAAATCGTCAAACTCCCCATCCTACGGATGGAGAAGTATTCTTGCTGCACAAGACCTCCTCCGCGAAGGACTACGGAAGACGATAGGGTCAGGCTGTAGCACACGCGTATGGCTAGACCTGTGGATCCCAACGTCCCCGGCAAGATCTGCCCTAGATGCTGGCGTGTATCGTGACAAAGATCTATTTGTTAGTCATCTCATTAATGAGACTTCAAAACAATGGAGAACTGATATACTTGAGGTGCTGATAGACCCATGAGACATCCCGTTGATACGGAGTTTACGTCCCAGTTACTTTGGCAAAGAAGATGGTAAAATGGACTTTTCAAGGGTCCTAATTCAAATCATGTAGTAATTAAGATGCCAATCCATTTCTAAGAGTTTTGATGCAAAGAGAATGCATGTTCAAACTTAATCTAAGTGCATTCATTTCAATGAAGTGGTTTGATTAAACTAACAAGGTTCTAACACAACTAACTACCAGCTTTCAATCAAATGGATAAAGGAAGAATCATAGGCATACGATTTTGATTTCACGTGACTAAGATTTAATCTAAAATTGCAAGGTTTCAATCAACACATTCCCCTAAGTCTAGATTGCAATTCTAAGCAAATTCTTTTCCAAGACAAAAGCTCATTTACTCTCATTGATCAAACATCAAATTCCTTTGGTTTGTGTCAATCAAGCAATCATTAAGAACAGATCATTCAACTTTCTAAACTCCCTTAACATCAAATCCTTTTGGTAGGGTAAGTTAAGAGCATGTTGAGTTGGCTCAGACATTTCATCGAACACCTTCCGGGCAATGAAATGTCTAGAGTTCTAATCTGAAGTGGCCAACTCTAGATTAGCATTAAGATCACTCAATCAAGCAAGGAAACATATTAATCTACTCTAAAACATTCTAGATCATCACTTAATCATCCTAATCATCCTAGTCCATGAATTCAAAGATGACTACTCACTCATTATCATGGTAGACACTAAATCATTAGTTGATCTAAGTCTAAACATGATTGATGATCAAAGCAATCAAGTAAGCACAAGAGAAATTGATCAAGATTAGATCTTTATCACCTAAAGGTGGCTTTATTTATTAGATAGAAAATAAGATAAGATCCTAAGATTAGGTCTGAGAAACATTTATAGTAGCTTAAAATCGAACCGGGTTAACCCAACAAACTTGGATTAACCCAAACACAAATGGGTAAATATCTGGTCAAACTCGGAAATGTTGACTTTCTGGACTCGCAGCGGCTAAGGAAAACCGCTCCACCAGGCCGCTAAGGCTCTCACAGCGGCTTCTTGCAGTCTTCGTCATCAGGCCGCTGCAACAAGTACATATGTGGCAGGGAGTGGGGCGTTTTCCCAGCGGCTTCAGCACACCGCTGCGCAAGGCCGCTCCCACACTTAGTCTCCGTTCCTCGAGCGCTTGCAGCGGCTTCTCGATGGGGTCATAAGGCCGCTGGGACATCACAAAGCCGCTGGGACACTTGATCATCTCGTCTCATGCTCGAAAATCACCAATCTTGCCTCCAACCCATCTCTAAATGCTCCAAAGTCACCATTTGACATCTCCATCACCTGATAAGGACATATGTAGTGCAATGCAACCTAAACATCTCTAAATGTTATCCTAAATGATCAGAATATGCAAGAATGAATGGTTAAAACAATGCAAATCACGAAGATATCAGATGGCATCTGTTGGATCTTTACGAAATCAGGTCTTTATACCGTCAAGTCGGGGTATGAGCTGGCTTCGCGCTTAAAGAAAGAAAAGAACATACAACAGGCTACAAAACCAAGTACGAACTCCCTCAAGGCTATGATATGGAAGTTGAAGACAACCCGCAAGATCAAACACTTTTTATGGCAAGCTCTGTCCGACTGTCTCGCAACCTGCAGTCGGCTTGTAGATAGACACTGTGAGACTGAACGCCTTTGCCCAAGATGTGGTACTGAAGAGGAAACAATCAACCATTGCTTGTTCATGTGTCCACCCGCACTACAGACCTGGGCCCTATCGGATATCCCGTCATCTCCGGGATCTTTCCCGAGTGAATCTTTAGTGGAAAACTTTGACTATTTACTTCTCCGAGCAAAGAACCTGGGGACTCCTACCAACGTGCTGGCTCGTTTTCCATGGATCATGTGGTTCATCTGGAAAGCACAAAATGATAAAGTCTTAAATGGTAAGGAAATACTTTCTCCGGACACGGTCTGCCATGCAACCAGAGAAGAAGAAGAATGGCGAGTGGCACAAATACAATCATCACTTAAAGCACCAACGACAGTAGCAAACGAAGAAGTCTCGAATGTCTCACCATTTCCTCGATGCCAAGTGGATGCATTTTGGGTGAGAAATTCAAGTGTCTTTGGAGGTGGTTTCGTTTTTGATCTCGAACCAGGGTCCCATACCTATGGTTCTGTTGGGATGAACCAGGTTTCATCTCCACTTCATGCGGAGTTTAATATCTTGCTTTGTGCAATGAGAAACTCCTTGCAATTGGGTTATACTTCAATGTCTTTCGAATCGGACTGTCTACAGCTTGTAAAGCTGATAAACGAAGAAGAAGATTGGCCAAGTTTGGCTTCATAATGGAATGAATTCATCTTTTTAGTCTCTGAGTTTAATGCTTTCTCTATTTCTTTTATTGTTCGTACTCGCAATGTAAGAACCGATCTCCTTGCTAAAGGAGCTCGTCTCCAAAATTCTATTCTATCTCATGTAAACTCTTTGATTCCGACGTGGTTAGTCTCATAAGCTAATCTGTTCGTCATGAATTAATAAAACATGGTGTTTGCCGTCAAAAAAAAAATGAATGAGAAAAGCTCTTCTGGAAACGAAAGTTAGAGCATGATTAACGGGAGGTTCTTAGAGTGGGATTCTTAGAGGAATATAAGAACTTGTCTCTTAACTTTTAACTAAAAAAGCTAAGAGCCGGGTTCTTATATTCTGTTAAGAACTTCGCGTGATTAACGATCTTACGTTTAAAAGTTTAATTTGATGTGAGCCACATGAATTCTGGGAGAGATGAAGAATCTTTTTTACGTGTTTTACCAAACCCACTTGGCAGAAGAAGCTGTGACGAAGAAGAAGGCCACGTCGTTGGCTCTTTTTCATTTTATGCGTGGGGCAATCTAAAGCAACGTGGTTCTTTGAATATCGCAACTTCCTCTTTTTCACTTTTCTAGCCTACGTGTTTCGTTTTGGAGCAGCCAAATAATATTGAGCTTTGTCTTACAAAAGTAAACAAATATTTTGAACGTCCAAAAAATGTTGGAGTTTTAGAAGATCCGAATAAAATAATTAGCATGTTTCAATTGTTTTCTTTTTTGTAAATGGAACATAGATGACTTGTAAATTATACCAAGTTTGCATATAAAACATTTTTTGGTGAAACGTATATTGTAGTAAACATGTAAAAGAGACTAGGACTCATATAACACACTCAAAAAAACATTTTGTATGCTAAGTTTCATTATTACTCGTAAATGTTTTGTCCACAACAAGCATGATGACATGTTTTACTTGTAATTCGCTCATGACACAACATGAATACGATACCAAACTATTGTATGTCAGTATGCTGAACGTACGTCAATACAAGAGCCTACACTTTAACACTAACGCAAGTAATGTTTTTTTTTCCTCGAACAAAGCAACGGTTGAGGTTATTTTCCATGTTATCTTTTTGACGATTTGTTATATTATTTTGAAGAATAAACAAGCAAATGGGAGGCTAAATATGTAAAAACTAAAGAAAGTTCAGGAAACAGCTTAACCTATCATTTATCATCACTCCGTTCTATAAATACATACGTTGATCCTTCGTAACATCATACCAACTCTACAGTTAAGATCTACCTCACAGTTTAATAACCTTTATTTCATACTTTCTCCTCTATTTCATCCAAACACCAAAGTTTTAGAAATGGCAACAGCATCGGTTAACATGCAGTCAGTCTTCGCCTGTGGGTTGGCCACTCGCAAGATCAACACAAACAAGCTCTTCTTCGCCGGAAACTTCCCAAATCTCAAGAGGAACTATCCGGTGGGAGTGAAGTGCATGGCTGAGGTGCATATATATTATAATTTCCTCCGGTTACTTTATCCAACCGTCATGATATTAAAATGAAATCCTGACCGTCTGATTGACTTTTTGCAGGGAGAACCCATGAAGGACGAGTCCGCACCTTCGACCTCCGCGGCTAAGCCTTTGTCTAGCTCATCATCGCCGCCACCTCCTCCACCTCCTACTAAACCTAAGGTATCATTAAATAGGCAGTACCAGACATTAAGAAAGAGAAAGAACATTACTAAGTTATGTATATACGTAAACATAGCACTAGTAGCCGTTAAACAATAAAAAATAAATAAAAAAATAAGACGGAAAAAAGATTAGGGTTATAGAAACGTTACATACATGAAACGAATGAGGACAAAAATAACAATTGCAATAACTAACAATTTTTGGTTGGTGAAACATAGGTGAGCACGAAGTTTAGCGACTTGCTAGCGTTTAGCGGTCCAGCACCAGAAAGAATAAACGGGCGTTTAGCGATGGTTGGATTCGTGGCGGCCTTGGCGGTTGAACTTTCCAAGGGTGAAAACGTTTTGGCTCAGATCTCGGACGGCGGCGTCTCGTGGTTCCTTGGTACGACTGCGATCTTGACGCTTGCGTCGCTTGTACCCCTTTTCAAGGGTATCACCGCCGAGTCTAAGTCCAAAGGTTTCATGACGTCCGACGCTGAGCTTTGGAACGGACGTTTCGCGATGCTTGGTTTGGTCGCGTTGGCGTTCACTGAGTTTGTCAAGGGTGGGACCCTTGTCTGAGGAAAGAAAATTTCTTATTGGGGAGAATGTTATATTACAGTTTTGCCCTTGTAAAGTTATCTGGTATGATATGTGTTTAAGCCTATGGTGTGTTTCTTTACATATGTATTAGTGACATGAGACTTTGTGGTAAAGCACTATATCAGTAAAAGTAGTGATGTTTTTCTAAAATCTTTCAGATGAACAGATCCAATAATTTGAGTAACTACAACGATTAAATGTGGAAGAAAAGGAGTTCAATATGTGAATCTCTCTCACTTTCACTCCAACCATTTTTTCCAACGCTACCAATATTTTATGGTCTGTCATCATTATTGCGAACCTTGCAACATAATAATCACATATCCCCTGTATATTAAAATAAATCATTTGTCATTAATATGTTCACGTTATATTTGACACGTGGCAGTTTCAAATCAATTTTAATTTAAATATAGTGACGTGTCGCCTTCACAATCATTAGACAATTAATACGTTTACATACTAATTTTTTTAATTTCACCGTAGATAATTTAATGTGTTCACACTAAATTTTTTTAATCAACTCATTTTTAGTTCATGTGTTTTTAATCTTTGTATTTGTGAACTAATATTATCTCTGTACAACTACCAAATAATATCATTTTGAAAGAAAAATAATTTCAAAATCATTAAGATTCACATCAACTAAAATGCTGGAATGAGAATGTTTTAGAAATTGAAAGTTTCATATATTGCCGAATTTAGCCATGGTTGATGCTTCTGTACACGAAGACAATAAATAATTGTGATTGGTTATGAATTAAGGAAACTAAGGTAAAAAACATCCCACAAAAAGTTGGATCTTTAGT
This sequence is a window from Brassica oleracea var. oleracea cultivar TO1000 chromosome C1, BOL, whole genome shotgun sequence. Protein-coding genes within it:
- the LOC106341600 gene encoding transmembrane emp24 domain-containing protein p24beta3, which gives rise to MESREAMRNTKINVFALVGLILLKSINPISSLSVTVEEDECVQEYVLYEGDTVSGNFVVVDHDVFWGPDHPGIDFTVTSPAGNIVQTMKGTSGDKFEFKAPRSGMYKFCFHNPYSTPETVSFYIHVGHIPNEHDLAKDEHLDPVNVKIAELRESLESVVAEQKYLKARDTRHRHTNESTRKRVIFYTVGEYIFLAAASGLQILYIRKLFSKSVAYNRV
- the LOC106325533 gene encoding early light-induced protein 1, chloroplastic-like — protein: MATASVNMQSVFACGLATRKINTNKLFFAGNFPNLKRNYPVGVKCMAEGEPMKDESAPSTSAAKPLSSSSSPPPPPPPTKPKVSTKFSDLLAFSGPAPERINGRLAMVGFVAALAVELSKGENVLAQISDGGVSWFLGTTAILTLASLVPLFKGITAESKSKGFMTSDAELWNGRFAMLGLVALAFTEFVKGGTLV